The stretch of DNA tttgacaatgCTATTGTCTAATTAGGTTTGCTGTTCCAAACGTTTTCGTGGTAGTTCCCCCACATTTTTCTTTGGCCTTACAAGTATTACAAATTGTGAACATTGTTGCTGCGTACCAATTcacatactatccatcctaaatagtactCGAAAATAAAATTGTGTCTTCTTCACTAACAGTGAAGAACTTTCAAGCCAACGACATGTTTACATGCGGCTGAGTGCGAGTGTGGCTGTGACATTGCCTGTGCCGCTGGCAACAAAACAGACAGGCTCGGAGTCGGAAAGACGTGACACCGGTCCGGGCCGATCATGCAGAAAAATCGTCTCATTCCGGTGCCTGGCCGGtcaatcggtgcatctctattttttaGGGAGCCTtgggccacgttcacacagcagcagaatacggttgtcagtcctgtatttgagcaCTTAATACGGTtatgttcacacacagttcGTTTATTtatgggagtgacaaccgcattctataaccgaactcCCATCGGTAAATTTTCTGGACTCACAACCGATTTCTCGGAAAACCCacgctgtgtgaacggaaccggactggacaactagttgtctgtcaggCGACACGGTCACTCTGACATTCTAGAACTGTTCTGAAAAGCCAAGAAGGTTAGCTTTACAACTTACCTTTCTactgaaacaaacacaacaacaacaacccacAGGATAACGGACTTCTCTTTAAAATCAAGGTTATTTCTTTTAGAACTACCATAgcaaaacaaatgtgtttttcttaCTCACCAGGCTGAGAATACTTCTCTCAACATCTTAATACAGTCATGGGCTACTAGTACTTTATCAGAGAGGCTCACAGAACAATTCAACGTAATTGGAAATGCAAgataattaaaatgctaaaaagaaCATGTTTGATGTTAATGATGTTTCTGACACTTCAATGCCCTTTCAATACGACATTCAATCAAAGGCTGCTGCTTCTACTCTATCATATGAAGGATAAGATAAAAGATGAAAGATCTTTATCctgaaagataaataaataacaaattagAAGAAGAACATCAGAGCTTATTCACAGTTATGCCTTCGCTGGGAATCATGGGAAGGTGCTTGCAGTACCTGATCCAGGATGTAGTTCCGTTTTTTGCGGGCGGCAATCTGGATCAGTCGGTTCAGACACTGAGTGGCCTGCTGAATCAGGATGTCCCAGCGTCCGGCGTAGTTTCGCTGGCGACGCAATCCCATCacctaaaaccataaaacagaaccatgctttttttctttttagcaatatacactactgttcaaaagtctgtcaaattaaaatgcataaacacatttaaacctGCTGAACGGTGCTGATCATACCTTCATTTTCTCCATGATGGCATTTGTGCCCAGGATGTTATACTTCTTCTCTGGGTTCATTCCTGCATGCTTAGAGGCCCATGTGGTTTTACCGCAAGCAGGAAGACCGACCATCATCAGGACctacagaaaacagtgatgttcTCTTGATTATACATCTTTATTCGAGATCATATTCACTACTGTTCAAGTTTAGGCacagtaagatatttttatgtttttgaaaaaagtctcataaGCCTCacagaggctgcatttatttgatcaagattacagtaaaaaccacaatattgtaaaatttaaaaaaaaaaaaaaaagaaagtttacCTCACAATCAGATTTGTTGGCAGGACCAACAGTCCCTCTGACCCTGTTCTCCATGCTGACAGCCCCGATGAATGTGTAGCCATCTGGCAAAGAAAAGAAAGGTTCCTCCCGTTGGCCAAAGTTAAACTGGACAGCGCAGTTCTTTACCAGGATATGAGGATACAGAGCACGACCAGCCAGCTCTTCCTTAGATATGTGAAATGCCACATCAAGCCACTTCCCGTTCTTCGAGAAAGCCATTTCCACCTGTTCATGGCTATCAAAGTCCTGTAAAAGACATGAGACTACGAGTCTAACTATTTCATTCAGGAAGTTTTATGTTAGCTATTTTGGTTCTCTTTCATTATTGCCTCTGTTCTATAACCGAGTCAGCAGCCTATCCGAACAGCATTTTAAAGCAACAAGTCCCATCCCAATGCATTTCAAACGCATTCAAATGAGAGCAATTTACccaatatttatgtatttttatgctcAGATTAGAGTATTAGAGTATCATGTCATTAGCTAAACAACATGCTAATGCCACACTCAAATGTAATCAATTGTGAGTCAAGTTTTCCCattaaggcaagtcatttcactcggcggccatctatttcagtcatgcaagtgcagctcctgtttttttgaatggggaaacatcaaattctccaaagcggTTCACCAAGCTAGCTATTCAATTTcctatttgaaatcaccaatgaagtCTGGCAACatctgtctcataaattttgttgcTAAACGTTTGTTCTTtaatttagaaggcgggacttattccgccacaTTGTGCATTGCATTTTCTCCgattcatagtaatatgagtgcaccaTCTTTGTAAGTCTTTGCAGTTACTTCTTGTGGGTAACCCTATTTATGCAAAACCTGTGTATTGTGTTCAAATCAGTCACAAAAGGGGTTCGATTTCAGTTAAGATGATGTCATTAGGTGCAGTCACATTCACCGCTTGCTCTGTGAAATTTCAAAGGAGAAAGAAAATACGACCAGATGTGATAAAATATGatgaataaaatgacaaaataaacatccAAAGCCAGCTAGCAAATGATCCAATCCTAAATAACTGCATTCCAAGCAGCCTCTTTTTTATGCatctatttataatattaaaatgcagtGTTTTACAAAACTGGCTGAGTAGACACCACCAGTATGATCACCTCGTCCATTGTACATTGTGAATCTTAAGTTTTGCTTTGCTGCCAGTGCCAAGTTAAGAATTTCCGGTCACACAGAGATCACTGATGAACCAGAAGTGTTGCTACTGGTCCATGTTGTGAATTTGTGCATCAAAATTCATCAAACTTGAACCCAACGTAAAATGAAAACAGCAAAATATCTTCGCCACTGAACACCCATCAGGCGAAATTCTTCATCACACCAATTCACATTGAAATTACTGGATTTCGCTCTTGAAATTTCACAGAGCAATGGTAAATGTGTTGGCACCTTTAGAAGTCAGCTGCCCAATTGGCAGTATACAGCAAGAACTTGACTACCAGCTTGACAGATtccatattaaaaataaataaataaataaataaataagaatagcACTCACAATATAACATCCAATGACATCGCTTTCACCAAATTTCTCTCCGTAATCTTCAAATTTGCAACTGGTAGACTTTTTCCCTGTTCCGCCATACCCATAAGAGAATGGCTCCTCTCCTGAAACATAGTAATTCCCTACATAAGAATCCAGAAAGATCATTTCTGTAACAAACCCTCATAGTGTATGTGTGCTTCCTCACCAAGCTGTGTGCTGCAGGAATCCAGAGACCACCCGACTCTCACAACATGCGGGTCAGGCTCACTGCTGGGAAGATGCTTTACTGATATATGCTCTATGacctggaagaaaaaaaaaacaagacacaaCTTATTCTGAATGGTGACTAAAGATAATAAAGTTATTAAATAATAGTCTTTTGGGGGGGTAAACTATTTGAAGTGTAACTTTGCCGATTTTCAACccactttgtattgttacaatgtcggAAGTGTATGTAAATGGACAATGTTTACTCATTCTCCGTGTTACCTGGACCGAGAAATTCacgtttatttgtcagcaaaagtccgCTGGATGATGCAAAACGTGTCACTGTCTACAACACACTGGATCCTTCACTGTAATCTGAAAGTAACTCACTCCCGCTAAACGTTTAcgctttgaattcttgcacccgggaacaatacaagtcgacaccattatgacaaagtttgctaagaagtatttcctactaaagcaaggtggtatttgactctggtaagcGTATCCGTtgcagactggtgggagtggccttggatggcAAAATGACCAATgaattatgggtgttgaagtttgcCTACCTACTTGGAAAAAGGGAAGACAAAAgccttttttctctgttttctatAGTGAGGTAGCACcgatttcagtttttttcctgCCTTACTACTGCataggcagccaagttttatttaaagcccattttgccagcggTGAAGTAGCCCTGTAAGTTGATTTAAAAGTTAACCATAAAGAAACAACAAAACTACACtacccttcaaaagtttgggttcagtaatGTTTGAGAGAAATTAATATGGATGGattaaaatgacagtaaagtaatttataatgttacaaaatatttatatttcaaataaatgttgttcttctgaactttctattcattaaataatcccggaaaaaaaaaatgtatcgctgtttccacaaaatcattgggcagcacaactgttttcaacattgataataatcagaaatgtttcttgagcagcaaatcagcatatcagaatgatttctgaaggatcatgtgacactgaagactggagtaatgatgctgaacattcagctttgccatcaaaagaaataaatgacattttcaaatatttaaaaatagaaaaattttAAATCGCAATAATATTTCCAAATATTATggttttacttttcttttttttttaacaaactttTGAGCGATAAACATTACCTTCATCTCATAGCACACACGTCCCTTGTTTACACCATATGTGGCTCGTGCTCCAGACCACAGATAAGCAAACCCTTCAATTGTCAGAGGATATCCACTGCAGCGATCCCGAGAGACTTTGAAGTGCAAGTCACAGTTATCTGTTGAGGTTTACAGAGAAAATTACATGATTATCATGACTTCTTAAGAGATATAAtaaatcacaattaaataaaacaagccCTCACGTACAAGTGTCAATGGCCACTAGCGTGCCATCAAAgtcttcctcatcctcttcaGCAGGAGGCAGAGGAGAACGAGACCTGTGATCAAACATAGAAAATCCCAATGTAAATCTACTAGCACTTGTTAGTCAAAATCCCAATGCTGATATAGGATTATAACAAAAGCTCACCTCCTGTCTTCACGGTGTTCATAATAGCTGTAGCTGTGGCTCTCATCATAGCGCCTCTTGTGGCCATGTTGTGCATGTCCTTCCTGTTCAGTCTTGGATTCTACAGTCTGCAGGCTCTCCAGATCTTCCCATTCACTGCCAGGGTCAGATCGCTGCTGCTCCTGTTGCTCCGGCTTTATCTCATCTTCATTTTTCACCTTTACTGGTGCCACTTCATCTTCTGTGAAACAattaatattcaatataaagCAGTGGGTGCCGGGGCCCACTAGAGGGCCTAAGCAAACTTCAAAGGGAGCCTCAAGCAGGCACCAGCAGAGCACTGAAGAGGGGACATCTGAAGTAACGAAAGGGGCGGTGATGTAACCAAAGTCTCACCAGCTAGAAAAACATATGTGGCCCATTCATGTATTTGTTGGACCGTAAACAAACCTGTCACTACTACAACTATGAAACTAAAAGCTACAGAGCAAATACAGATGGCAGAGCACTGAATAATATTACTACATAAAACAGGAAAATTGATTAGGTCAACATATTCGAAAATTTGGTTTTAAAACACCAGATAAAAATACATCTTAGATACTCAATTTCAGCGGTTTTACCCTGAATACATACGAATAGACAAGTTACCAT from Ctenopharyngodon idella isolate HZGC_01 chromosome 18, HZGC01, whole genome shotgun sequence encodes:
- the hnrnpul1 gene encoding heterogeneous nuclear ribonucleoprotein U-like protein 1; translation: MSCMMSVDVKKLKVNELKEELQKRGMDTRGLKADLVERLQSVLEAEKDSSCDEEAEAGVAEAGNDERSDPGQMDAEKQGSDSDPKSETVEEQQATVEMICKEEDEVAPVKVKNEDEIKPEQQEQQRSDPGSEWEDLESLQTVESKTEQEGHAQHGHKRRYDESHSYSYYEHREDRRSRSPLPPAEEDEEDFDGTLVAIDTYNCDLHFKVSRDRCSGYPLTIEGFAYLWSGARATYGVNKGRVCYEMKVIEHISVKHLPSSEPDPHVVRVGWSLDSCSTQLGEEPFSYGYGGTGKKSTSCKFEDYGEKFGESDVIGCYIDFDSHEQVEMAFSKNGKWLDVAFHISKEELAGRALYPHILVKNCAVQFNFGQREEPFFSLPDGYTFIGAVSMENRVRGTVGPANKSDCEVLMMVGLPACGKTTWASKHAGMNPEKKYNILGTNAIMEKMKVMGLRRQRNYAGRWDILIQQATQCLNRLIQIAARKKRNYILDQTNVYGSAQRRKMRPFEGFQRKAIVICPTDEDLKERALKQTEEGKDVPDHAVLEMKANFVLPEVGDFLDEVSFVELQRQEASELVKRYNEEGRKAGPPPEKRIDSWGHRRRESGYQQYDNHGGSRGDHRNRGGPGGSYRGGYNRDGYTQNRWGGNYRDGRDGHSSRHQSEGTYNNNRYGSYNKEGYSQSYHQGYNPGYNQGNYSQGNYNQGYNYGNYSQYPGYGQGYHDSQGSGQSYNQQNYNQQYQQYAQQWQQYYQNQSQWNQYYSQYGNYSGQQGSQ